A part of Crassostrea angulata isolate pt1a10 chromosome 5, ASM2561291v2, whole genome shotgun sequence genomic DNA contains:
- the LOC128186315 gene encoding cornifelin-like: MDSTGVHEDVVTSQPKKEKEPKKKFVSVEGERDWSTGPYACFPDFPSCCRGFCCIPCMMSEISRRLGEWMCFPFFMPGGGNVLRTRVRTMGGIKGTACDDCIMMCFCGACAVWQMQRELDEMGIPKAESCM, encoded by the exons ATGGACTCCACTGGTGTACATGAAGACGTCGTAACAAGTCAgccaaaaaaggaaaaagagcCTAAGAAAAAGTTTGTGAGTGTTGAAGGAGAGAGGGATTGGAGTACTGGACCTTACGCTTGCTTTCCAGACTTTCCCTCAT GTTGCAGGGGCTTCTGCTGCATTCCCTGCATGATGTCCGAGATTTCACGAAGACTTGGAGAGTGGATGTGCTTCCCGTTCTTTATGCCTGGAGGTGGTAATGTCCTCAGAACGAGAGTCAGAACCATGGGGGGAATAAAG GGAACAGCCTGTGATGACTGCATCATGATGTGTTTCTGTGGCGCATGCGCCGTATGGCAAATGCAGAGAGAGCTGGACGAAATGGGAATCCCTAAAGCTGAGAGTTGTATGTAA